A portion of the Bacillus thuringiensis genome contains these proteins:
- a CDS encoding TerD family protein, whose translation MASISLKKGQKVDLTKTNPGLSKVLVGLGWDTNRYDGQNDFDLDVSIFLVGANGKVSGAEDFVFYNNPKGANGSVEHLGDNRTGEGEGDDEAIKVDLKNVPAHIERICFTITIYDGEGRSQNFGQVSNSFVRILDEEKNAELIRYDLGEDFSIETAVVVGELYRHAGDWKFNAIGSGFQGGLASLCNNFGLDVE comes from the coding sequence ATGGCATCAATTTCATTGAAAAAAGGACAAAAGGTAGACTTAACAAAAACGAATCCAGGTCTTTCGAAAGTTCTTGTAGGACTTGGTTGGGATACGAATCGTTATGACGGACAAAACGATTTCGACTTAGATGTTAGTATTTTCTTAGTAGGTGCGAATGGTAAAGTTTCAGGAGCTGAAGATTTCGTCTTCTATAATAATCCAAAAGGTGCGAATGGTTCTGTAGAGCATTTAGGAGATAACCGCACTGGCGAAGGTGAAGGCGATGACGAAGCGATTAAAGTAGATTTGAAAAATGTTCCTGCTCACATCGAACGTATTTGTTTTACAATTACAATTTATGATGGAGAAGGCCGTAGCCAAAACTTCGGACAAGTTTCTAATTCTTTCGTACGTATTCTTGATGAAGAAAAGAATGCAGAATTAATTCGTTACGATTTAGGAGAAGATTTCTCTATTGAAACAGCCGTAGTAGTAGGTGAATTATACCGTCATGCAGGTGACTGGAAATTCAATGCAATCGGAAGTGGATTCCAAGGTGGATTAGCGTCTCTATGTAATAACTTTGGTTTAGATGTAGAGTAA
- a CDS encoding TerD family protein has translation MPIILEKGQKIDLTKGQPKVAKLQVGLGWDPIGQSGGFLSSLFGSKPNVDCDASVVMLEGDRFLNKNDLVYFGNKLSTCGSIIHSGDNLTGEGAGDDETIFVELHKVPSRINRLVFVVNIYDCVNRRQDFGMIRNAYIRIQNPQTGEELARYNLSDNYAGKTTLIAGEMYRYGSEWKFSAVGEGTQDKNLSEIVSRYQ, from the coding sequence ATGCCTATTATTTTAGAAAAAGGTCAAAAGATCGATTTAACGAAAGGACAACCAAAAGTAGCAAAACTACAGGTTGGCTTAGGCTGGGATCCAATTGGGCAATCAGGTGGATTTCTGTCTTCATTATTTGGAAGTAAACCAAATGTAGATTGTGATGCATCTGTTGTTATGTTAGAAGGAGATCGTTTTTTAAACAAAAATGATTTAGTTTACTTCGGAAATAAACTTTCTACTTGTGGTAGTATTATTCATTCAGGAGATAATTTAACAGGCGAAGGCGCTGGTGATGACGAAACAATTTTCGTAGAATTACATAAAGTTCCAAGCCGTATTAATCGTTTAGTATTCGTTGTAAATATTTATGACTGTGTAAATCGTCGTCAAGATTTCGGGATGATTCGTAATGCATATATTCGTATTCAAAACCCGCAAACTGGTGAAGAATTAGCACGCTATAATTTATCGGATAATTATGCTGGCAAAACGACTCTAATTGCAGGTGAAATGTATCGTTACGGAAGTGAATGGAAGTTTTCAGCAGTTGGAGAAGGAACACAAGATAAAAACTTAAGTGAGATTGTATCACGTTATCAATAA
- a CDS encoding ROK family protein yields the protein MKEYIAFDIGGTQIKYGIVSEIGRVLKCKTVATEIHLGGEQIIQKLIYVSKKIMNEHTIAGIGISTAGIVDINKGIVTGGADHIPGYSTIPIIDRLQEILKVPVSIDNDVNCAAFGEKWNGSGREKANFIMLTLGTGIGGAIFIDGELYRGHSFSAGEWGNMLIEGKPFEEVSSISGLIRLVRKYKGKGEWNGKRIFELYDKGDREVAQAVGIFFKHLAIGISNLAYIFNPETIIIGGGITDRGNEFLKEVKEEISKYLNQEIYNNCEIELAQNGNCAGMIGAIYHFLHHHK from the coding sequence ATGAAAGAGTACATAGCGTTTGATATTGGCGGTACGCAAATTAAGTATGGCATTGTTTCAGAAATAGGGAGAGTATTAAAGTGTAAAACAGTTGCAACAGAAATTCATTTAGGCGGAGAACAAATTATTCAAAAACTTATATATGTATCCAAAAAAATAATGAATGAACATACTATTGCAGGAATTGGTATTAGCACTGCGGGAATTGTTGATATTAATAAAGGAATTGTGACGGGAGGTGCGGATCATATTCCGGGATATAGTACTATTCCTATTATTGATAGGTTGCAAGAGATATTAAAAGTTCCAGTATCGATTGACAATGATGTGAATTGTGCAGCGTTTGGAGAAAAGTGGAATGGTAGTGGAAGAGAGAAAGCGAACTTTATTATGCTCACCCTTGGAACAGGGATTGGGGGAGCGATTTTTATAGATGGAGAATTGTACCGAGGCCATTCATTTAGTGCTGGTGAATGGGGGAATATGTTAATAGAAGGAAAACCGTTTGAAGAGGTTTCCTCGATTTCAGGATTAATTCGTCTTGTCAGAAAATATAAAGGCAAAGGCGAGTGGAATGGGAAAAGAATTTTCGAGTTGTATGATAAAGGAGATCGGGAAGTTGCTCAAGCAGTTGGGATCTTCTTTAAACATTTGGCAATCGGAATTAGTAATCTTGCTTATATTTTCAATCCAGAAACGATTATTATTGGTGGAGGAATTACTGATAGAGGAAATGAGTTTTTAAAAGAAGTAAAAGAAGAGATCAGTAAATACTTAAATCAAGAGATTTATAATAATTGTGAGATTGAACTTGCACAAAACGGTAATTGTGCAGGAATGATTGGTGCTATTTACCACTTCTTACATCATCATAAGTAA
- a CDS encoding ectonucleotide pyrophosphatase/phosphodiesterase — protein sequence MDKALTNRVIILSFDCLSALDFPILQKLPHFQSLIKKGTVVEKVEPIYPSVTYPSHSTIVTGNYPNKHGVVSNTLLQPGRESPDWHWYRKSIKGTTLYDEARKANLTTAALLWPVTGRANIDYNLPEIFPNRPWQNQVLVSLFSGSPLYQLDLNRRFGHIRNGLSQPELDDFVLASAVHTIQTKKPNVMFVHFTDLDTQRHYHGFESNETIAAIHRHDERLGKIIQTLKDSDLYEESTIIALGDHSALSENKAIQLNVLFQQKGLVSINKKGLLVDWKAYCQSCDGSAYVYVKDKNDTDTIREVQLLLEELLQNKQNGIEFILHDEAAKDCGADGNCLFMLEAQEGYYFTENYTGDFIKEITEKDVTPSKKYTFGTHGYSPTKPNYETIFIAAGKGIKTGVTVPYMRLIDEGPTIARLLGLHLGETDGSIVEDLLQL from the coding sequence ATGGATAAAGCATTAACGAATCGTGTCATTATTTTATCATTCGACTGTTTATCAGCTTTAGATTTTCCTATACTACAAAAACTACCTCATTTCCAATCTCTAATAAAAAAGGGCACGGTTGTCGAAAAAGTAGAACCAATTTATCCTTCTGTAACATATCCAAGCCACTCAACAATCGTAACCGGTAATTACCCTAACAAGCACGGTGTTGTTAGTAATACGTTACTTCAACCAGGACGTGAATCACCTGATTGGCATTGGTACCGAAAATCGATAAAAGGAACAACATTGTATGATGAAGCGCGTAAAGCAAATTTAACGACAGCTGCCCTTCTATGGCCTGTTACTGGGAGAGCAAACATTGATTACAATTTACCAGAAATTTTCCCCAATAGACCGTGGCAAAATCAAGTGTTAGTTTCCTTATTTAGCGGTAGCCCACTATACCAATTAGATTTAAATCGTCGTTTCGGCCATATAAGAAATGGTTTATCACAACCAGAGCTGGATGATTTCGTCCTCGCCTCTGCTGTACACACCATTCAGACGAAAAAGCCTAATGTTATGTTCGTACATTTCACTGATTTAGACACGCAAAGACATTATCATGGCTTTGAATCTAACGAAACAATAGCTGCAATTCATAGACATGATGAGCGGCTAGGGAAAATTATTCAAACTTTAAAAGACAGTGACCTATACGAAGAGAGTACAATTATCGCTCTTGGTGACCATAGCGCTTTAAGTGAAAACAAAGCAATTCAATTAAATGTGCTATTCCAACAAAAAGGCCTCGTATCTATAAATAAAAAAGGGCTATTAGTAGATTGGAAGGCCTATTGTCAAAGTTGCGACGGGTCTGCCTATGTATATGTGAAAGACAAAAATGATACGGATACAATTCGAGAAGTACAACTACTCCTTGAAGAACTGCTGCAAAATAAACAGAATGGAATTGAATTTATACTTCATGATGAAGCTGCGAAAGACTGCGGTGCAGATGGTAATTGTTTATTTATGTTAGAAGCGCAAGAGGGGTATTATTTCACTGAAAACTATACAGGAGATTTTATAAAAGAAATTACTGAAAAAGATGTTACGCCTAGTAAAAAATATACATTTGGTACGCATGGATATTCTCCAACAAAACCTAACTATGAAACAATTTTTATCGCTGCTGGAAAAGGAATAAAAACCGGCGTTACCGTCCCGTATATGAGACTTATTGATGAAGGTCCAACTATCGCTAGACTACTCGGTTTACACTTAGGCGAAACAGACGGATCAATTGTAGAGGATTTACTCCAATTGTAA
- a CDS encoding YesK-like family protein: MDWLDGFGIFYIIGGITILLVFAISYLLKKRFPDKQFDIIFALIVILLCLASFPVTMMVIGGWEGMGYGFIGFFVLLGTLIGMIAHQLVKISRKSYV; this comes from the coding sequence ATGGACTGGTTAGATGGATTCGGTATATTTTACATCATTGGTGGCATCACAATTCTCCTTGTATTTGCTATTTCATATTTACTAAAGAAACGTTTTCCAGACAAACAGTTTGATATTATATTTGCACTGATTGTAATACTTCTTTGCTTAGCATCATTTCCTGTTACCATGATGGTTATTGGTGGGTGGGAAGGAATGGGATATGGATTTATTGGTTTCTTCGTTCTACTAGGTACACTTATTGGTATGATTGCACATCAACTTGTAAAAATCTCTCGAAAAAGCTACGTATAA
- the proS gene encoding proline--tRNA ligase, with product MAKEQVQAITKMEEDFAQWYTDIVKKAELVDYSSVKGCMILRPYGYALWENMQKVMDEKLKETGHENVYMPMFIPESLLQKEKDHVEGFAPEVAWVTHGGDEKLAERLCVRPTSETLFCEHFSKIVQSYNDLPKLYNQWCSVVRWEKTTRPFLRTTEFLWQEGHTIHETAEESQAETLNILNLYASFCEDYLAIPVIKGQKTEKEKFAGAKETYTIESLMHDGKALQTGTSHNFGTNFSEAFDIKFLDRNGKWQYVHQTSWGVSTRMIGGLIMVHSDNNGLVMPPKVAPVQVVIVPIAQHKEGVLAKATELQGHIQKVARVKIDASNKTPGWKFNEYEMKGIPIRLEVGPKDIEKNQVVLVRRDTKEKEFVPMDQLEERIPALLEEIHSSLFNKAKAFRDENTYAVTNFEEMKKVADEKQGFIKAMWCGELACEEKLKEEVGVSSRCMPFEQEHLAEECICCGKEAKQMVYWGKAY from the coding sequence ATGGCAAAAGAACAAGTGCAAGCCATTACGAAGATGGAAGAGGACTTTGCGCAGTGGTATACCGATATTGTAAAAAAAGCCGAACTTGTTGATTATTCAAGTGTAAAAGGGTGCATGATTTTACGTCCGTATGGTTATGCCTTATGGGAGAATATGCAGAAGGTGATGGATGAGAAGTTAAAAGAAACTGGCCATGAAAATGTATATATGCCAATGTTTATCCCAGAGAGTTTATTGCAAAAAGAGAAGGATCATGTTGAAGGATTTGCTCCTGAAGTAGCATGGGTTACGCATGGCGGGGATGAAAAGTTAGCGGAAAGACTTTGTGTACGTCCTACATCTGAAACTTTATTCTGTGAGCACTTTTCAAAAATTGTGCAATCCTATAATGATTTGCCAAAGTTATATAATCAGTGGTGTTCAGTAGTTCGTTGGGAGAAGACAACTAGACCATTCCTTCGTACGACTGAATTTTTATGGCAAGAGGGTCATACAATCCATGAAACGGCAGAAGAATCGCAGGCTGAAACATTAAATATTTTAAACTTATATGCTTCTTTCTGTGAGGATTATTTAGCGATACCAGTTATTAAAGGACAAAAAACAGAAAAAGAGAAGTTTGCTGGAGCAAAGGAAACTTATACAATTGAAAGTTTAATGCATGATGGAAAAGCGCTTCAAACAGGAACCTCTCATAACTTTGGGACGAATTTCTCAGAAGCATTTGATATTAAGTTTTTAGATCGTAACGGTAAATGGCAATATGTGCACCAAACATCTTGGGGTGTATCAACAAGAATGATAGGCGGGCTAATAATGGTTCATAGCGATAATAATGGACTTGTAATGCCACCAAAAGTCGCTCCAGTGCAAGTTGTTATTGTACCAATTGCTCAGCATAAAGAAGGAGTTTTAGCAAAAGCAACAGAGTTACAAGGACATATTCAAAAGGTTGCACGAGTAAAAATAGATGCTAGTAATAAAACGCCTGGTTGGAAATTTAATGAGTATGAAATGAAGGGTATTCCAATTCGATTAGAAGTTGGCCCTAAAGATATTGAAAAGAATCAAGTTGTACTTGTAAGAAGAGATACGAAGGAAAAAGAGTTTGTACCGATGGATCAATTAGAAGAACGTATTCCAGCATTACTTGAAGAAATTCATAGTTCTTTATTTAATAAAGCAAAAGCATTTCGCGATGAGAATACGTATGCTGTGACAAATTTCGAAGAGATGAAAAAAGTAGCTGACGAAAAGCAAGGCTTTATTAAAGCAATGTGGTGCGGGGAATTGGCTTGTGAAGAGAAACTAAAAGAAGAAGTGGGAGTATCATCACGTTGTATGCCTTTTGAGCAAGAGCATTTAGCTGAAGAATGTATTTGTTGTGGTAAAGAAGCTAAACAAATGGTGTATTGGGGAAAAGCGTATTAA
- a CDS encoding MFS transporter, with product MKKMSRQEKSWILYDWANSVYSLVITTALFPIYFKAAAKEAGLSGATSTAYWGYANSFATLLISILAPILGTVADYKGFKKRFFTFFFGLGIVFTSMLAVVPTSQWYLLLGCYMLALVGFAGANIFYDAFLVDVTSEDRMDRISTRGFALGYIGSTIPFIGCIALIILAQKGTIPLSVGIASQISFAITALWWGLFTIPMLKNVEQTHYIERHPRPIKMSFKRLADTFKNIKEYKTVFMFLIAYFFYIDGVDTIITMSTAYGTDLGISATNLLIILFVTQIVACPFALLYGKLSETFTGKKMLYVGIIIYIIICTYAYFLKTTLDFWILAMLVATSQGGIQALSRSYFAKLVPKESANEFFGFYNIFGKFAAIMGPVLVGVTTQLTGKTNAGVLSIIVLFIIGGFLLTRVPENNTSVTPPSPKTKTL from the coding sequence ATGAAAAAAATGTCCAGACAAGAAAAAAGCTGGATATTATACGATTGGGCGAACTCGGTATATTCGCTCGTCATTACAACTGCATTATTTCCAATTTACTTTAAAGCAGCTGCAAAAGAAGCCGGGCTATCTGGTGCAACTTCAACAGCATATTGGGGATATGCAAACTCGTTCGCTACACTTTTAATTTCTATACTTGCTCCTATTCTCGGCACAGTTGCTGATTATAAAGGATTTAAAAAACGATTTTTCACATTCTTCTTTGGACTTGGTATCGTATTTACAAGTATGTTAGCAGTCGTTCCAACATCTCAATGGTACTTATTATTAGGATGCTATATGCTCGCATTAGTTGGTTTTGCTGGGGCAAACATTTTTTATGATGCATTTTTAGTAGATGTCACTTCTGAAGATAGAATGGATCGAATTTCTACAAGAGGTTTCGCTTTAGGCTATATTGGGAGTACTATTCCTTTTATCGGTTGTATCGCTCTTATTATTCTTGCTCAAAAAGGAACTATCCCTTTATCAGTTGGCATTGCTAGTCAAATTTCATTCGCGATAACTGCTCTTTGGTGGGGGTTATTTACAATTCCAATGCTTAAAAACGTAGAGCAAACACACTATATTGAGCGTCATCCAAGACCTATTAAAATGAGCTTCAAACGTCTTGCTGATACTTTTAAAAATATTAAAGAATATAAAACTGTATTTATGTTTCTAATTGCTTACTTTTTCTATATTGACGGAGTCGATACAATTATTACTATGTCTACAGCTTACGGAACCGATCTCGGTATTAGTGCAACGAATCTATTAATCATATTATTTGTAACACAAATTGTCGCTTGTCCATTTGCGTTACTATATGGAAAACTATCTGAAACATTTACTGGTAAAAAAATGTTATATGTCGGTATCATTATTTATATCATTATTTGCACATATGCTTATTTCTTAAAAACGACACTTGATTTTTGGATTTTAGCAATGTTAGTTGCTACATCTCAAGGTGGTATTCAAGCACTAAGTCGTTCATACTTTGCAAAACTAGTACCAAAAGAATCTGCTAATGAGTTCTTCGGATTTTATAATATCTTTGGTAAGTTCGCCGCAATTATGGGCCCGGTATTAGTCGGTGTTACAACGCAATTAACAGGAAAAACAAACGCTGGTGTTCTTAGTATTATTGTATTGTTTATTATCGGTGGATTCTTACTCACTAGAGTTCCAGAAAATAATACATCCGTTACACCACCTAGTCCAAAGACTAAAACGCTATAA
- a CDS encoding TerD family protein, translated as MVIQLQKGQKIDLGKTSPGLTKAVIGLGWDIKSYDGGSDFDLDASAFLLDANGKCTKETDFIFYNNLQSPCGSVLHTGDNRTGEGEGDDEQLVVDLKKVPADVHKIAITVTIYDAEGRSQNFGQVGNAFVRLANEETNEEVLRFDLGEDFSIETAVVFCELYRHNGQWKFNAVGSGFQGGLGALVRAYGLDA; from the coding sequence ATGGTTATTCAATTACAAAAAGGACAGAAAATCGATTTAGGCAAGACAAGCCCTGGTTTAACAAAAGCAGTAATTGGTCTTGGATGGGATATTAAATCTTATGACGGTGGATCAGATTTCGATTTAGATGCATCTGCCTTTTTATTAGATGCAAACGGAAAATGTACGAAGGAAACTGATTTTATTTTCTATAATAATTTACAGTCTCCTTGTGGATCTGTTTTACATACAGGAGATAACCGTACAGGCGAAGGCGAAGGCGACGATGAGCAACTTGTTGTAGATTTGAAGAAGGTTCCAGCAGACGTTCATAAAATTGCTATTACAGTTACGATTTATGATGCAGAAGGCCGTAGTCAAAACTTTGGGCAAGTAGGAAATGCATTTGTTCGTTTAGCAAATGAAGAGACGAATGAAGAAGTTCTTCGTTTTGATTTAGGGGAAGATTTCTCCATCGAAACAGCAGTTGTCTTTTGTGAATTATACCGTCATAATGGACAGTGGAAGTTTAATGCAGTAGGAAGTGGATTCCAAGGTGGTTTAGGTGCGCTTGTAAGAGCGTATGGCTTGGATGCATAG